TTAATCTTTTTCTCCCCCGACTCGATTCTCTTGGTGAGTTCCTCGAGCATGCTCATAATCGTGGGATCAACCCCCGAGCCATTACCGTTTGATCTCTCTGGCACTGGCTCAGTTCGGCGAGTGACTTCTGGTTCAACCACACTTAGAGTTTTATGCTGACTTTGAAGCTGAGTGATAGCAATCTGTTGAGCTTGTaacatctcgaatattacttggagGGTAACTCCCCCGTCTCCTATACCCTGTGTTCCTTGGCCACCAGATTGGACTTCCCCGCGTACACTTCCCCCGGGGTCTGCGTCTAAATCCGCATTCAAAAaaatgtgtgaactaacatcTACTAGTTTCACATTTGGCACTTCCCCAAGGTTAATCGGTGGTACACTGGCTCCCGAAGCAGCTACATTGTTGTTTTCCCCATGAAATCCAAGACCATCATCGTCGTGTACGTGtgcgttttgtgagtttgacatgttttatcctgagaacaaaaattcttgacaagaacaagtgtgaaaataacaTGTGTTATCAGAATCAGTACTGAAATAACCATTATCATCTTTAGcttcacggtgggcgccaaattgtttacctcgaaaatatgagtaacaattgAACTTGTTGgtgattttaaagatacgtgatttaattcaatactaattaataaccaagAAATCTAACGTATAGATTAAGGAAGTAAGTAAAATCAAACCATTATGCAAGACAATCTCGATCTCGAGCTAGGGTGGCCTCGAGGTTGGTCAAGAATAATAAAGTAAGAGCAATCAAGTAAAGAGACAATTATGATGAGTAATGAACAAGAAAGTAAGTGAGTATATTCttttgccaatgattgatgataattaaaaatgattggggtcccctttatatagtagggaaaccctaaataaggtatatttctatttacagtaaggaatcttattgggacagttatctaaccgcctagtacggattcgTACTAACCCGTACAAATCTATTTcggaatttacgccatgatcttggaGCCGTGGCAGGAATCTTGCTCTTTCTGTTACAAACCCATAATATCATCATCTCGGGGTTGGTCATATCCAGCTCCGATATTCCTTGAGCACTTAGATCTTCGAACCTCGTATTCTGCCTTCGAGCTCGAGCTCGGTCTATATTGAACTTGTTCTGAATGCGACCTTTTGAGCCTACAAAATCGGGggcatatgattttgaccgtGTACATATTCCTTGAGGTGTGACCTTCTCCCAACCCTTCGTGAGCGTGTTCGTTAACGTTTTCACCAACCATATTGAATGACAAACCTGTCATTTTAAACAGCAGCCAGGAAAGAATGCAATCAATACCGTAAGTTAGTGATCATTAATtcgtaaaaagaaaaagaacataaAAATAAACAGGTTAACATCTATGATAAGAAATTTGATCTTATCCAAAACTAGTAGTTTAAGAGTTCCAATAAAACTTACCTAGATCCAAGAATTACGTTAAACCAATAATCACACTCTTTTATATcacaataaataaatatataggCAAGTATTTTCCTCTAGAATTTCCTTCTCCCACCCCATCCCCATCCCCAACGTCAACTATTTCCTTTCTCTTTCCTCCACTTGCTCTCTTTTCCCAGTTCCTCACACGGTTTGTCTTTACATCACTAaatccaaaacaaacaaaaaacacaACTTCACACATCTTGCTTTcttctctcctttcttctttctctttaatTTCTCACACACCATAGGTATATTCTTCTGAATACTCAGCTACCATTACGAGTTCAATATATATCATTATTCTGAATAATAAGATATTATTACGAGCGCAATATATACGGCGTAATTATGGCTACTCTTCAATCGGATCAACACAAACAGCTAAAGGAAATATTCACGCGATTTGATCTTGATCGTGATGGCAGCCTCACTCAGCTAGAACTAGCCGCTCTCCTCCGTTCATTAGGCCTCAAACCCACAGGAGATCAAATCCACATATTGTTAGCCAACATGGACAACAATGGCAACGGATTCATTGAATTCGACGAGCTCCTAAATGCCATATTACCCGACTTGAATGCAGAAATCTTGATAAATCAAGAACAACTCATGGAGGTTTTCCGATCATTCGATCGTGACGGTAATGGCTACATCACGGCGGCTGAGTTGGCTGGATCAATGGCTAAAATGGGTCGTCCGTTAACGTATAAAGAGTTGTCTGATATGATGCAAGAAGCTGACACGAATGGTGATGGTGTTATTAGTTTTAATGAGTTTGCTAATATTATGGGAAGATCTGCAGCTGATGTTCTTGGTTTAACTGTCTCCTAATTAAATGGTGGTTTATTTAGAGCGGTTTTTCGGTATGTTAATTATAATGTGGCTTTTTGGTCATTTTCGTCTGACATGGTATCATTAATTAACGTTAAAAGTTGTTGGTTGATCCGTTTGTAGAAGATGATTTTGATAGTTTTAGACTCGGTCTAATTGATGACCTTTGTGGTGTGTTATTGTATTTTCTGGATTGATTTGTTTCGTTGCGtcttcttcttaatttctttttcttttagttttgtgTATTTTTGAGGTCAAATAATTATTGGATCCTTGTAATGACCAAGGTTTGTCAATGTCAAAGTATTTTGAGGTTATGGGAGCCTCAATTAACGTGTATATATGATTCAAGAAGATTCGCCAAAATTTATCTTTTTAACTTTTGTCATTATTTTTATCGACATGGATTTGTTTATATGGGTATGCATGAAAAGTCAAGAGGGGTTTCATTTGGACCACTTGTATGACATAAGACAAACGTACATTCATCTCCTCAACATCTTAACAGGTACTGGTTGTATTTAATTTGTGCATTGATTTTTTCCTAGCATCTTCCTcttagtttttatttttcttgtttcttttagCTTTTGTGTATTAGAGAAGGATAATAACACTTATTTTGTCATTGCTTTTTATGGGCATATGCATGAAAAATAAGAGGGTGTTTTAATTTATTTTGGACCTACTTGTACATCATGAAACTAACATTCCTCCCCTCTAGATCTTAGTAAGTGACTCGATATTTTGGACGTAAATTAATGATAATATAACTAGATTTTAGATATTAACGGAAAAGGTCCAATAATATCCTTAAACTATTGGATATAGCTCAATTTTGTCTTCTGTTTGCAAAATGGGCCATTAATATCCCTCACGTTAGCAAACTGGACCAATATTGCCTTCATTTTAACGACAATCCACATAAGCCTTCTCAAAGGCATTAATTAGCTGATGTGGCATCCACGTGGCATCCACATAAGCGGATCTCAAGCCTGCTCCAATAACCCATTAGTCCATAAAACAAATACCTAGTTATCAATCATATATTATTGGACCTTTTCCCATTTTTCCCATCATAAAATATAAGATCAAATATAACAAATAAGCCTGATCATGAAATCGCAAACCAAAATTacagaaaaaaaagaatgaaaaataacaacaagaagaagaacaatCAATCAAAATCCagagaaaaataagaataaaaattcAGACTCAGATGCTACAGTATCATCATCTTCAGAAAAAGAGGAACAAGAAA
The Nicotiana sylvestris chromosome 11, ASM39365v2, whole genome shotgun sequence DNA segment above includes these coding regions:
- the LOC104246922 gene encoding probable calcium-binding protein CML15; protein product: MATLQSDQHKQLKEIFTRFDLDRDGSLTQLELAALLRSLGLKPTGDQIHILLANMDNNGNGFIEFDELLNAILPDLNAEILINQEQLMEVFRSFDRDGNGYITAAELAGSMAKMGRPLTYKELSDMMQEADTNGDGVISFNEFANIMGRSAADVLGLTVS